Proteins encoded together in one Bactrocera neohumeralis isolate Rockhampton chromosome 4, APGP_CSIRO_Bneo_wtdbg2-racon-allhic-juicebox.fasta_v2, whole genome shotgun sequence window:
- the LOC126755801 gene encoding uncharacterized protein LOC126755801 → MENKEALRTTKEQIECYLAFLELHPQMKLHKNDPTRPKRLDELWIELAQQLNALKGPSRSPTKWKECLNHWKNQIRSRARKAKVSRILTGGGPMQEIQSSELEERAMEALGRTVIDGLPDVPTIGVEV, encoded by the exons atggaaaacaaag AAGCCTTGCGTACGACAAAAGAGCAAATTGAATGCTACTTAGCATTTCTAGAGCTTCACCCTCAAATGAAGCTCCACAAGAACGATCCCACGAGACCCAAAAGGTTAGATGAGCTGTGGATCGAACTTGCTCAACAACTAAACGCTCTAAAGGGTCCATCACGTTCGCCTACCAAATGGAAGGAG TGCCTAAACCACTGGAAAAACCAGATTCGCTCAAGGGCAAGAAAGGCGAAAGTAAGTAGGATATTGACGGGCGGAGGACCAATGCAGGAAATCCAATCCTCCGAGTTGGAAGAGCGGGCGATGGAAGCACTAGGGAGGACCGTGATTGATGGACTGCCTGATGTCCCAACTATTGGTGTAGAGGTatga
- the LOC126754575 gene encoding putative nuclease HARBI1, producing MDEEVAAFLLILETYENEERNANRRNLAHLRNSEDPFLLEEEIFRKYFRFPKSLCWDLIQDLKPHDNRFRKSAIPFEIRFVSVLYFFSNGSYQYCIGNSHLSAMSQPSISRSIRHICKLVLEHKNVEISFPNATEHYNKIKMGFHNKFGIKGVIGAIDCTHVAVIGPSSSSNVIPHEYMNRKGYYSINVEAICDDKLIFRHLNARFPGSCHDSGIWRTSPARIKLIREHVSGSFKWLLGDSGYPLEPWLLTPISNPSAPNEVLYNRIHIKARNIIERAFGILKSRFRCLSKERVLRYTPSNVAFLVYTCSIFHNILQKHGICDIDEIDIENFEDSSFHDNSPAQTNQYYTAGINARRNCLNSLTQSL from the exons ATGGACGAAGAAGTTGCagcatttttgttaattttagaaacaTATGAAAACGAAGAAAG aAATGCAAACAGGAGGAATTTGGCGCACTTAAGGAATAGTGAGGATCCATTTTTATTGGAGgaagaaatatttagaaaatattttcgttttccgAAATCGTTGTGTTGGGATCTTATACAGGATTTGAAACCTCACGACAATCGTTTCCGAAAGTCTGCTATTCCTTTTGAGATTCGG TTCGTTTcagtgttatattttttttcaaatggttcATACCAATACTGCATTGGAAATAGCCATTTATCTGCCATGAGTCAACCTAGCATATCCCGAAGTATAAGGCATATATGCAAACTTGTGTTGGAACacaaaaatgtggaaataaGTTTCCCAAATGCAACAGAGCACTACAACAAGATTAAAATGgg tttccaTAATAAGTTTGGAATAAAAGGAGTGATTGGTGCTATTGACTGCACCCATGTTGCTGTAATTGGGCCGTCTTCGTCGTCTAACGTTATTCCACATGAATACATGAACCGAAAGGGTTACTACAGTATTAACGTAGAAGCG ATTTGTGACGACAAACTTATTTTTCGCCATTTAAATGCTCGTTTTCCTGGCTCATGCCATGACTCCGGAATTTGGAGAACATCGCCGGCcagaataaaattaataagggAACATGTTTCTGGTTCATTTAAGTGGCTTCTAGGTGACTCAGGATATCCACTAGAGCCATGGCTTTTGACTCCTATATCAAACCCATCTGCACCAAATGAAGTTCTTTATAACAGAATCCATATAAAGGCCAGGAACATAATTGAAAGAGCCTTTGGTATTTTAAAGTCTCGTTTCCGTTGCTTATCTAAAGAGCGAGTACTGAGGTATACACCCTCAAACGTCGCGTTCTTAGTTTATACTTGCTCAATTTTCCACAACATTTTGCAAAAACATGGTATTTGTGACATCGATGAAATCGACATTGAAAACTTTGAGGACTCTTCCTTCCATGATAATTCTCCAGCTCAAACAAATCAGTATTACACTGCAGGAATAAATGCACGACGTAACTGCTTAAATTCTCTCACACaatctttgtaa